Part of the Gordonia crocea genome is shown below.
TCGCTCAACGAGATCGGCCGGATGTGGTTGCATCTGCGCGAGCCGATGATGTTCGACCCCTATGTCCGCAACCGGGAGACCGGCAGCTTCATCCTCGTCGACGAGGCGACCAACCGGACCGTCGCGGCGGGCATGATCACCGGTCCGCACACGCACAACGCGAACATCGTGTGGCAGACCACGAAGGTGGGGCGCGACCAGCGCGCCGACCTCGGCGCGACGCTGTGGATGACCGGCCTGTCCGGCTCGGGCAAGTCGTCGCTGGCGATCGAGCTGGAGCGGCGCCTCGTCGCGCAGGGCCGCCCGGCGTACATCCTCGACGGCGACAATCTTCGCCACGGCCTCAATGCGGATCTCGGTTTCACCGCCGTCGACCGCACCGAGAACATCCGGCGCACCGCGCAGGTGGCGGCCTTGTTCGCCGACGCGGGGATCGTGGTGATCGTGTCGCTGATCAGCCCGTTCGCCGCGGACCGTGCCTACGCCCGCGAGGTGCACCAGGACCAGGCGTTGGAGTTCCACGAGATCTTCGTCGACACCCCGCTGGCTGATTGCGAGCACCGTGATCCGAAGGGGCTGTATGCCAAGGCGCGCAGTGGCGAGATTCCCGACTTCACCGGCATCAGCTCGCCCTATGAGCGCCCCCTCAATGCGGAGATCGTCGTGAAACCCGCCGACGGGCCGGCCGGCGACGTCGCCGAGGCCATCCTGCGCGACCTAGGGTTGTGACATGGCCGTGCGCGCAGAACTGAACGCTGACCTGACCGATCTCGAGCTGGCCGTCGCGCTCGCGACGGCTGCCGGCGACCTGCTGCTCTCGGTCCGCGCCGACTCGGGACTGTCTGGACGGGACCTGGGCGATGTAGGCGACCGCCGGTCCGACGACTTCCTGCAGGAGCAGTTCGCCCGACTGCGCCCCGACGATGCCGTGCTGAGCGAGGAGTCGACCGACGACCTGGCGCGCCTGGACGCGCGGCGGGTCTGGATCGTCGACCCGGTCGACGGCACCCGCGAGTATGGGACCGAAGGACGGGCGGACTGGGCGGTGCACGTGGCGCTGTGGGAACGCGGCGAGTCCGGCGACGGGAATCTGACCGCTGGTGCCGTGGCCTTGCCCGCTCTTGGGATCACCTACGCATCGGACCCGGCGCCGGTTGCACCGGTTGTCGGGTTGGCGCCGCCGCGCACCGACCGCGCCCGGGTGGTCGTGAGCGGATCGCGGCCCCCGGCCTTCGCCGACTCGGTGGCCAGCGCGCTCGATGCCGAGTTGGTCCCTGTGGGTTCGGCCGGCGCCAAGGCCATGGCCGTCGTGCGCGGCGAGGCCGACGCCTACGTGCACGGCGGCGGCCAGTTCGAGTGGGACTCGGCCGCGCCGGTAGTCGTCGCCCAGGCGAAGGGCCTCTGGTGCAGTCGGATCGACGGCTCGCCGCTGGTCTACAACCAGCGCGACACCTACCTGCCCGACCTCATCATCTGCCGCCCGGAGGTGGCGGAGTCGGTCCTTGGCGCGAGCCGCCCCTGATCTGCCGTCAGCTCCCGAACGGGCTGGGATCGGGGCGCGGTTTCGCCCTCGGCGCATCGCCGGTGATGTTGCAGATCAAGTTGTTGTGGAAGGCGGACTTGTCCGGGTTCTCCCAGATGTAATAACCAGGAGCGCCATTCTGATCGGTGCACGGTGCGCCGACCCGCGGCTCCGCGGATGCGCCACCGGCACCCATCGCCCCGAACCCGATCGCCGCCGCTGCAGCCAACGCGGCCACCGCTGCCGTCCTACGTCCGATAGTCGTCACCATGTCTCTTCTCCTCCCGTCTCAGCGCTTCGGCACACAGTGGAAGTGGTGCCGACCGTTCTTGCTGTGCTGGTACTTGTACACGCCGGACTGGCCGTTCTTGAGGACGCATCCGTGGCCACTCGGATCATCGTCGTGCCAGCCGCCCGCCGACGCAGGGCCGCCGCCCATGGCAAGGGCCAGGGCTACCAACGGCGCGCATAGTGCCGCCTTTCCGATCATTGACATCGAACCACCGTCCCTACCGTTGTCCTGCGTGATCCCGGTGACCGCGCACGGGGAGTGCTCCCTAGAAATGCTAGGCCGGTGGCAAGCAGATGGTGGCGGATCGAGTAACTGAATATGCAGGATCATGCGGACCCGACCAGCTCGCCTAGACTTGTGGGCGTGACTCCCCATGTCGACACCGTGTCGAATGCCGCGCAGACCCCCGATCAGCCCCAGCCCTTCACCGAACTCGGCCTGAAGGACGACGAGTACGCGCGGATCCGCGAGATCCTCGGCCGGCGGCCCACCGACGCCGAACTGGCCATGTACTCGGTGATGTGGTCCGAGCACTGCAGCTATAAGTCGTCGAAGGTGCACCTGCGGTACTTCGGCGAGACCACCACCGACGAGATGCGCTCGAAGATGCTCGCCGGGATCGGCGAGAACGCCGGCGTCGTCGACATCGGGGACGGCTGGGCGGTCACCTTCAAGGTCGAGTCGCACAACCACCCGTCCTACGTCGAGCCGTACCAGGGCGCGGCCACCGGCGTCGGCGGCATCGTGCGCGACATCATGGCGATGGGCGCGCGGCCGATCGCCGTCATGGACCAGTTGCGGTTCGGTGCGGCCGACGCCCCGGACACCCGGCGGGTCGTCGACGGCGTGGTGCGCGGCATCGGCGGGTACGGCAACTCGCTGGGCCTGCCCAACATCGGCGGTGAGACCGTCTTCGACGCCAGTTACGCGGGCAACCCGTTGGTCAACGCGCTGTGCGCCGGAGTGCTGCGCACCGAGGACCTGAAGCTCGCGTTCGCCTCCGGGGCGGGCAACAAGATCATCCTGTTCGGCGCCCGCACCGGTCTCGACGGCATCGGCGGCGTCTCGGTGCTGGCGTCGGAGACCTTCGATGACGACGGCCAGGACGGCCCGAGTCGAAAGAAGCTGCCGTCGGTCCAGGTGGGCGATCCGTTCACCGAGAAGGTGCTGATCGAATGCTGTCTCGATCTCTACCGCGAGGACCTCGTCGTCGGTATCCAGGATCTCGGGGGCGCCGGATTGTCTTGCGCCACTTCGGAATTGGCCGCCGCCGGCGACGGCGGCATGCACATTGAGCTGGAGCAGGTGCCGATGCGCGCCGAGGGCATGACCCCGGCCGAGGTGCTGTCCAGCGAGTCGCAGGAGCGCATGTGCGCGGTCGTCTCCCCGGAGAATGTCGAGAAGTTCATGGAGGTGTGCCGGCGCTGGGACGTGCTGGCCACCGTGATCGGCGAGGTCACCGATGGCGACCGCCTGGTCATCGACTGGCACGGCGAGACCGTCGTCGACGTCCCGCCGCGCACCGTCGCCCATCAGGGGCCGGTCTACGAGCGGCCGGTGGCCCGGCCGGAGTGGCAGGACGCCGTCGTCGCCGACACCAGTGCCTCGCTGCCACGGCCGTCCACCCCGGAAGAACTGCGCGACACCACCCTGGCGATGATCGCCTCGCCGGCGCTGTGCAGCCGTGCGTTCATCACCGAGCAGTACGACCGCTACGTGCGCGGCAACACGGTGCTGGCCGAGCACGCCGATTCCGGCATGATCCGCATCGACGAGTCGACCCATCGCGGCATCGCACTCGCCACCGACGCGTCGGGCCGCTACACCTACCTCGACCCGTACCGCGGCGCCCAGCTAGCGCTGGCCGAGGCCTACCGCAACGTCGTGGTCTCCGGGGCGTCGCCGGTCGCGGTGACCAACTGCCTCAACTTCGGGTCCCCCGAGGACCCCGCGGTGATGTGGCAGTTCAGCCAGGCCGTGCGCGGGCTGGCCGACGGCTGCGCGCAGCTCGGCATCCCGGTCACCGGCGGCAACGTCAGTTTCTACAACCAGACCGGTTCGACGCCGATCCTGCCGACACCGGTCGTCGGCGTGCTCGGGGTGATCGACGACGTGCGGCGCCGGATCCCGACCGGGATCGGCACCGAGCCGGGCGAGACCCTGATCCTTCTCGGTGAGACCCGCGACGAGTTCGACGGCTCGATCTGGGCCCAGGTCACCGCCGATCATCTCGGCGGTGTGCCGCCGCAGGTCGACCTGGAGGCCGAGCGCCTGCTGGGCGAGATCCTCGTCGCCGCCTCGCGCGACGGCCTGGTGTCTGCGGCACACGACCTGTCCGAGGGCGGGCTCATCCAGACGGTCATCGAGGCGGCCCTGGCGGGGGAGACCGGTTGCCGGATCATCCTGCCCGAGGATGCCGACCCCTTCGTCTGGTTGTTCTCCGAATCGGCCGGCCGTGCACTCGTCGCGGTTCCGCGCACCGAAGAGTCCCGGTTCTGTTCAATGCTCGACGCCCGGTCCATGCCGTGGACCCGGATCGGCGTCGTCGACCAGGGGGCCGACGACGTGAGCGTGCAAGGACAGTTCTCCATCCCGCTCGCGGAGTTGCGTCAGGTCCACGGGGCGACGCTGCCGGCGCTGTTCGGCGAAGGACTGCACTCGGTCTGAGCCGCGGGGGGAGACGATCATGCAACCGAATGACCCTTACGGGCAGCAATCCGGATATCCGGCACCCGGCTATCCCATGCCCGGCTACCCGGCGCCCGGGATGCCCGCCGCCTATGACCCGTATGTCGCGGCTTATGGGCCGATGGGCCCCTATGGCGCGCCGTCGGGCGGGACGGCCATCACCGCCATCGTGCTGGCGTACTTGGGGGTGGCTGCGGGCGTGGTCGGCATGATCACCAGCATCGTCGGACTAAGTCTCGGAACGGTTTCCGGGGCTCATCGATTGCCGGTCTTCTATTGGGCCAGCGCCATCTTCGATCTGATCCCGATCACCCTCCTCGCCATCGGCGCGACCATGATGATCCGCCGACGTCAGGCGGGGCGCATCCTCGTTGTCGCCGGGTGTGCGGTGACCCTGCTCGCCGGGGTGGTCGGCGGTGTTGTCACCGGCGTGCTCGCAGGAACGGGAGGTAACCAGGCCGGTGCGTACCTGATCGGAGTAGTCATCGGGGCCGTGCTCGCCATGATCCCGCCCGTCGTCACGGTGGTTCTGGCGCTGCTGCCTGCGACCCTGCGCTGGCTCCAAGCGCCGCAGATGGGCGTCGGTCCGGGGATTGCGCACGCGTAGTCGGTTGCCGGGCGGCACCGCCACGGACGGGCCGCCCCAACCGCCACCGAGCATCGGCGGGCGGATGGTCGTCGTCTACGCTGGCACGCGACTTTTGGCTTCGCAAGGAGAGTCGATGACCAACCCCTATGACCCGAATTCGGGCTACGTCCCGCCCGCTACCGGGGGGCAGGACCCCTACGGCGCCGGCGCCTACCAGCAGCCCGGGGCCTACCCGACGGGCGATCCCTATGCGTCTCCGGCGGGCGATCCCTACGCGTCTCCGACGGGCGATCCCTATGCGTCCCAGCCGTACGGGGCCTACGGTGCCGCTTACGGCACCCCGCCGGAGAACAGCATGGGGTGGTCCATCGCAGCAATCGTCGTGGGCGCAATCGCCATGTTCAGCTGCTGCCTCGGGGCAATTCCGCTGGCGCTCGGCGTGGTGGCGGCGGTGAAGGCGAGTTCGGTCTCGTCGTCGTGGAACGCCGGCGACTTCGCCGGCGCCCAGGCGGCCGCCGATGACGCGAAGAAGTACGCGACGATCGGCACGATTGTCGGCGGTGTAATGCTGGTTCTGGCCATCGTCTTCTGGGTCGTCTACTTCGTCTTCATGGCGTCGGCAGGCGTCTGAGGTTTTGGATTCCCGTCGCGCGGGTGAGACAGCGGTCTAGTACTCTCGCGGCATCGATGACACGCGCACATGAGGTGCGGAATGGAGCACGACCATGTCTTATCCCTATGACCCGAACGCGAACCCCGGCGGCGACCCGTCGGGCTACGGCCAACCGCCGGCGGGCTACGGCCCGCCCGCGTACGGTGCGCCCGCGTACGGTGCGCCCGGGCCGGGGGGTTACCCGTCCGCGGGCAAGCCGGAAAACAACCTGGTGTGGGCCATCGTTGCGACGCTGATGTGCTGCCTTCCCCTCGGCATCGTCGCCATTGTCAAAGCCGTCTCGGTGGACAAGCTGTGGGCGGCGGGCGACTTCGCCGGCGCTCAAGCGGCCGCCGATGACGCCAAGCGCTGGTCGATTTGGAGTGCGATCGCTGGCGGCGTGTGGGCCCTGCTGTGGGGCATCATCGCCGTCGTCATGATTGCGGTTGGGGCCATCGGCGCGAATTCGACCACGTCGCGGTACACGTACACGCCCACCTACAGCTACACCACGACCTATACCTACCCGACCTACTGATCCACGTTCCCGTGCAGGACGAGACCGACCACGTCGACCTCACCGGGCGGATCTTCGCGTCGGCGGGGCGTTGTGCCGCCCACCCGGTGGCCGGGCCGGCGGTCATCGTGGCGGCCACGGCTGCGGTGGGTGCGGTGATCTGGGCGGGTGATCCGACCACACCGGGCGGACACCTGCCGACGTGCCCGACGAAGGCACTGCTCGGGATCGTCTGTCCGGGCTGCGGATCGATGCGCATGATCTATTCGCTCATGCACGGCGATCTGGGCGCGGCGCTGCACTACAACGCGGTCGGGGTGGTGGCGCTCGCCCTGCTGGCCTGGTCCTTTGCCGCCTACTGCGCCCGGTTGTGGACGGGACGGCGGAGGCGGACCTGGCAGCACTGGCGATACGCGTCGACGACGATCCTCGTTGTCGTGGTCGGCTGGTTCGTCGTCCGCAATATCCCGGTCGCACCATTTTTGTCACTGCGGGTGTGACCATCCACCAGGCCGTTCACCGACTGTCGTTCACTGATCCAGGGGAAAGCATGGCATTCGATCCGCGGTATCCGCAGACCGGTCACGTACCGCACGGCTATCGACCACAGGGCTATCCACCACAGCGGTATGGCCAACCCTCGCCGTCGGGTGCCATGGCGGTCACGGCGGCGATCCTCGGTCTCCTCGGAGCCCTTTGGATGCTCGTTCTCCTGGTGTGGACGGTGGGGGGATCGGTGGTGTCTATGCGCGGGTTTGTCGACCCGATCAGCGTCGAGGTTGCTCTCGTGGTACTGCTCATCGTGGTGAGTCTCGCTGTCACGATCCTCCTCGTCGTCGGTGCCGTGGGTGTGCTCCGGCGCCGAGAAGGAGGAAGTAAGGCGTTGGTGATCGGGTGTGTCGGTGCCGCCGTATGGGCGGTGATCTCCCTCGTGGTCGGATTCCTTCCCTGGGTTCACCTTGGAGTGTTCATGTGGCTCTCGTCCGTCGCGCTCGTGGCACTCACCTTGCTCACCGTCGTGTTCGCCATGGTGACGTTGGCCTTGGCAGCGGCGCCGCCGACGAAGCGATGGTTGGGTTACTCGGTGGACTTCTGACCCGAAAAACTGAAACGTGTTCTAGTCTGGTGGGTATGACTCTTCGCGTCGTCGAATGGTCGACCGGAACTGTCGGTCGACACGCCATCGAAGGAATCGACCGCCACCCCGACCTTGAACTGGTGGGGGTGTGGGTGTCCGACCCGGAGAAGGTAGGCAAGGACGCCGGCCGCCTCGCCGGATTGGATCGCGATCTGGGGATCCTCGCGACCGACGACCGGCAGGCGCTGCTGGACCTCAAACCAGACGCCATCGTGCACACCGCGATGACCGACGACCGCATCTTCGAGGCGATCGGCGATCTCACCGAGTTCGTCCGCGCCGGGATCAACGTCGTCTCCTCCGGGCCGGTCCTGTTGCAATACCCGTTCGGCGTGGTGCCCGAGTCGGTCACCGATCCGATTATCGAGGCCGCCAAGGCGGGGGGTGCCAGCCTGCACGTCAACGGGATCGACCCCGGCTTCGCCAACGACGTCCTGCCGTTGGCGATGACGAGTCTGTCGCGACGGATCGACGAGGTGCGCTGCGCCGAGATCGCCGACTACTCGACGTACTACCAACCCGTGGTCATGAGCCAGATCTTCGGATTCGGCCAACCCGTTGACGCGACCCCGCCGCTGCTGACTCCCGGCGTGCTGTCGATGGCATGGGGATCGGTGGTCCGCCAGATCGCCGCCGGGCTGGGGATCACCCTCGACGAACCGCTGATCGAACGGACCGAGGTGGTGGCCGCTGACCGCGACTACGACACGGTATCGGTGGCCATCCCCACCGGCACGATGGCCGCGCTGCACTTCGAGGTGGTCGGCCAGGTCGACGGCGTCGATCGCGTCGTCCTCGAGCACTACACCCGCACCCACCCGGAGCAATGCCCGCAGTGGCCCACGCCGACCAACGGCGACGGGTGCTACCGCATCGACATCACCGGCGACCCGGTACTCAACGTCGAGTTCGGCCACCACGGCGAGAACGGCGACCACAACGTCTCCGGCATGGTGGTGACCGCCATGCGCCTGGTGAACGCCGTGCCTGCCGTGGTCGCCGCCGAACCCGGACTGGTCACCGCACTCGACCTGCCGCTGGTCACCGGACGCGGCCTCGTCGCCGGGGCCGCGGCCCCAGCCGCCGACTGAACCAGCCGCCACTGAACGGGACGCCACTGAACCGAACCGGGGCGGAGGCGCGTGGCAGGATTGGCGCGTGCGACCTTTCATCCAGCCGGATCCGGCGCAGACGCGGGCGGCGGTCGAGGCGGTCGCCGCGTGGATCCTCGACGAGGCGGCGCCACGACCCGCGCGCGGCGAGATTGCGGCGGCCGTGCGCCTGACGGCACGGACGTTGCCGCAGGTGGCGCCCGGTTCCTCGGTGGAGGTCCGCGTCCCGCCGTACGTCGCGGTGCAGTGCATCTCCGGGCCGCGACATACGCGCGGAACGCCGCCCAACGTCGTTGAAACGGATCCCCGGACCTGGCTGCGATTGGTCGCCGGGATCGAACGGTTCGACGATGCGGTGGCCGCCGGGGCCATCGACGCCTCGGGGTCGCGCGCCGCCGAGTTGGCGGGATTGTTGCCGATCACACCGCTGAAGATTCGTTGATCTGCACAATCGGCCCGTAGACTGAGGTCAGCCCTCAACCTCGATTCACCCGGAGCGCCGCGTGACCGATCTGACGATCCATTCGCCCAATCTCCTCTCCGCCGACGCACCCGCGACCTCGTCGTGCGCGCGGCCGAGCCCGGAGCCGGTCGACCAGCCCGACAACGAGCCCCGCGAGGAATGCGGCGTCTTCGGCGTCTGGGCGCCCGGCGAGGATGTCGCCAAGCTCAGCTATTACGGCCTCTACGCGCTGCAGCACCGCGGCCAGGAGGCGGCCGGAATCGCCGTCGCCGACGGCGCCCAGGTCATCGTGTTCAAGGACCTCGGCCTGGTCAGCCAGGTCTTCGACGAGCAGACCATGGCATCGATGGTCGGACACGTCGCCATCGGCCACTGCCGCTATTCGACGACGGGCAGCACCACCTGGGAGAACTCCCAGCCGATCTTCCGCACCACCCCGGCCGGCAGCGGCGTGGCCCTGGGCCACAACGGAAACCTGGTCAACACCGCCCAACTGGCGGCCAAGGCGCACGAACTCGGGCTCGACAGCAGCGGCGGCGCCACCTCGGACTCCGACATCGTCGGCGCCCTGCTCGCCCACGGAGCCGCCGACAAGACCCTCGAACAGGCCGCCCTCGACCTCCTGCCGGAACTCAAGGGCGCCTTCTGCCTCACGTTCATGGACGAAAACACCCTGTACGCGGCGCGCGACCCGCACGGCATCCGCCCGCTGTCGCTGGGGCGTCTGGACCGCGGGTGGGTCGTGGCGTCGGAGACCGCGGCCTTCGACATCGTCGGCGCCTCCTTCGTGCGCGACATCGAACCGGGCGAACTCCTCGCCATCGACGCCGACGGGGTGCGGTCGACCCGATTCGCCGAGCCGACCCCCAAGGGCTGCATCTTCGAGTACGTCTACCTCGCCCGCCCCGACAGTGTCATCAACGGCCGGACCATCCACTCCGCCCGCGTCGAGATCGGCCGCCGGCTGGCCCGCGAACACCCCGTCGAGGGCGACCTGGTCATCCCGGTGCCCGAGTCCGGCACCCCGGCCGCGGTCGGCTACGCCCAAGAGTCGGGTATCCCGTACGGCCAGGGCCTGATGAAGAACGCCTATGTCGGGCGAACCTTCATCCAGCCGTCGCAGACCATCCGCCAACTCGGCATCCGGCTCAAGCTCAACCCGCTGCGCGAGGTGATCCGGGGCAAGCGCCTCGTCGTCGTCGACGACTCCATCGTCCGCGGCAACACCCAGCGCGCGCTGATCCGGATGCTCCGCGAGGCCGGGGCCGCCGAGGTCCACGTCCGCATCGCCTCCTCGCCGGTGCGCTGGCCGTGCTTCTACGGCATCGACTTCGCCTCCCCGGCCGAGTTGATCGCCAACGGCATGGACGCCGACGAGCCCGAGGCGATGGTCGAGGGCGTGCGGCAGGCGATCGGCGCCGACAGCCTCGGGTACATCTCCATCGACGAGATGGTCGCGGCAACCGAGCAGCCGGCCTCCGAACTGTGCCGGGCCTGTTTCGACGGGGAGTACCCGATCGAGCTGCCCACCGAGACCGCGATGGGCAAGGCGGTCCTCGAATCGCTGCGCGGCGCCCCCGGCGTCGACCCGCTGACCGTTGCCAATGACAACGTCAGCGCCGTGATGCGCCCCTGAGCCCACCCGCGCCGTGAATCCGGCCTGACGCCGTCAGGTAGCGTAAACGTTCGTCCCCACTTCCTGCACCAGGAGTTCCGCCATGTCCAAACGCGACTCGGCCCCCTTGCCCCCGCAGAACGCGTCCTACGCGGCGGCGGGTGTGGATATCGACGCCGGGGATCGCGCCGTGGAGCTGATCACCCCGCACGCCAAGCGGGCGACGCGGCCCGAGGTGCTCGGCGGTATCGGCGGGTTCGCCGGCTTGTTCGCCCTCAAGGGCGGCTACCGCGAGCCGCTGCTGGCCGCCTCGAGCGACGGGGTCGGCACCAAGCTGGCGGTGGCGCAGGCGATGGGCATCCACGACACCGTCGGGCGCGACCTGGTCGCCATGGTCGTCGACGATCTGGTGGTGTGCGGCGCGGAGCCGCTGTTCTTGCAGGACTACATCGCGATCGGCAAGGTCGTACCCGAGACCGTCGAGCAGATCGTCAAGGGTATCGCCGACGGCTGTGTCGAGGCTGGCTGCGCGCTGTTGGGCGGCGAGACCGCCGAACACCCCGGACTCATGGAGGACGGCCACTACGACATCTCCGCGACCGGCGTGGGCGTGGTCGAGGCCGACGCGGTGCTGTCGGCGGACCGGGTCCGCCCGGGAGACGTCATCATCGCGATGGGGTCGTCGGGGTTGCACTCCAACGGCTACTCGCTGGCCCGCAAGGTGCTGCTCGAGTGGGGCCACATGGACCTCAACGGCCATGTGGAGGAGCTCGACCGCACGCTGGGCGAGGAGCTGCTGGAACCGACCCGCATCTACGCGCGTGACTGTCTGGCGCTGATCGCCGAGGCCGACGTGCGGACCTTCGCCCACGTCACCGGCGGCGGGTTGGCCGACAACCTGTCGCGGGTGCTGCCGCCCGGGGTCGTCGCCGAGCTGGACCGGTCGAGCTGGTCGCCGGCGCCGATTTTCGCCCTCATCTCGCAGCGCGGCCGGGTGGCCCGCGAAGAGATGGAGCGCACCTTCAACATGGGCGTCGGGATGGTGGCGATCGTCGCTCCGGAGGACACCGACCGAGCCCAGGCCGTCTTGACCGCGCGCCACGTCGACAACTGGGTGTTGGGAACCGTCAAGTCCGGTAGCAACACCAAAGCGAAGACCGGCGAGGCGAAGCTGCTGGGCGACCACCCGCGCTTCTGACAGCCGGCCGCCCGTCTGTACGGGGGGTAGGGGAGTCCGGGGATGGACCTCGGGGCATGGCTGACCCCGGGCCGTGCGGCCCGGGTCTATCCGGTGATCAGATGTGCGGCCTGACGCGCGGCGTCAGGCGCGGCGCCATTCATCCTCGTCGGACCAGGCGTCCACCGGGTCCGGCTGGGGGTTGTCGCTGCCGGAGAGCTCGCGTTGCAGCCTCTCCAGGTCGGTTTGGTGCGTCGAGTACTTAAGTTGACGAGCAACCTTCGTCTGCTTGGCTTTTGCCCGGCCGCGGCCCATCTGGGACCCCCTTGCACACTGCCGGGGCGGCCACCATCCGATGGCGGCGGCCCCGTGCTTCAGTCGGAATATCTGTCGTGGCTCCCAGTCTAGCCTGAACGGGGCCCGAATGCGGGAATCGGGCACCGCAACGCGATTCGCCCGCCGTTGTTCAGCGGTTTCGCAACCGGTCAACCGCTTCCCGACCGGCCTGTCGATGCTCGTCGGCGACGATGGAATCGGGGTCGATACG
Proteins encoded:
- a CDS encoding 3'(2'),5'-bisphosphate nucleotidase CysQ is translated as MAVRAELNADLTDLELAVALATAAGDLLLSVRADSGLSGRDLGDVGDRRSDDFLQEQFARLRPDDAVLSEESTDDLARLDARRVWIVDPVDGTREYGTEGRADWAVHVALWERGESGDGNLTAGAVALPALGITYASDPAPVAPVVGLAPPRTDRARVVVSGSRPPAFADSVASALDAELVPVGSAGAKAMAVVRGEADAYVHGGGQFEWDSAAPVVVAQAKGLWCSRIDGSPLVYNQRDTYLPDLIICRPEVAESVLGASRP
- the purL gene encoding phosphoribosylformylglycinamidine synthase subunit PurL, encoding MTPHVDTVSNAAQTPDQPQPFTELGLKDDEYARIREILGRRPTDAELAMYSVMWSEHCSYKSSKVHLRYFGETTTDEMRSKMLAGIGENAGVVDIGDGWAVTFKVESHNHPSYVEPYQGAATGVGGIVRDIMAMGARPIAVMDQLRFGAADAPDTRRVVDGVVRGIGGYGNSLGLPNIGGETVFDASYAGNPLVNALCAGVLRTEDLKLAFASGAGNKIILFGARTGLDGIGGVSVLASETFDDDGQDGPSRKKLPSVQVGDPFTEKVLIECCLDLYREDLVVGIQDLGGAGLSCATSELAAAGDGGMHIELEQVPMRAEGMTPAEVLSSESQERMCAVVSPENVEKFMEVCRRWDVLATVIGEVTDGDRLVIDWHGETVVDVPPRTVAHQGPVYERPVARPEWQDAVVADTSASLPRPSTPEELRDTTLAMIASPALCSRAFITEQYDRYVRGNTVLAEHADSGMIRIDESTHRGIALATDASGRYTYLDPYRGAQLALAEAYRNVVVSGASPVAVTNCLNFGSPEDPAVMWQFSQAVRGLADGCAQLGIPVTGGNVSFYNQTGSTPILPTPVVGVLGVIDDVRRRIPTGIGTEPGETLILLGETRDEFDGSIWAQVTADHLGGVPPQVDLEAERLLGEILVAASRDGLVSAAHDLSEGGLIQTVIEAALAGETGCRIILPEDADPFVWLFSESAGRALVAVPRTEESRFCSMLDARSMPWTRIGVVDQGADDVSVQGQFSIPLAELRQVHGATLPALFGEGLHSV
- a CDS encoding CD225/dispanin family protein, whose protein sequence is MTNPYDPNSGYVPPATGGQDPYGAGAYQQPGAYPTGDPYASPAGDPYASPTGDPYASQPYGAYGAAYGTPPENSMGWSIAAIVVGAIAMFSCCLGAIPLALGVVAAVKASSVSSSWNAGDFAGAQAAADDAKKYATIGTIVGGVMLVLAIVFWVVYFVFMASAGV
- a CDS encoding CD225/dispanin family protein, producing the protein MSYPYDPNANPGGDPSGYGQPPAGYGPPAYGAPAYGAPGPGGYPSAGKPENNLVWAIVATLMCCLPLGIVAIVKAVSVDKLWAAGDFAGAQAAADDAKRWSIWSAIAGGVWALLWGIIAVVMIAVGAIGANSTTSRYTYTPTYSYTTTYTYPTY
- a CDS encoding DUF2752 domain-containing protein, which encodes MFASAGRCAAHPVAGPAVIVAATAAVGAVIWAGDPTTPGGHLPTCPTKALLGIVCPGCGSMRMIYSLMHGDLGAALHYNAVGVVALALLAWSFAAYCARLWTGRRRRTWQHWRYASTTILVVVVGWFVVRNIPVAPFLSLRV
- a CDS encoding NAD(P)H-dependent amine dehydrogenase family protein translates to MTLRVVEWSTGTVGRHAIEGIDRHPDLELVGVWVSDPEKVGKDAGRLAGLDRDLGILATDDRQALLDLKPDAIVHTAMTDDRIFEAIGDLTEFVRAGINVVSSGPVLLQYPFGVVPESVTDPIIEAAKAGGASLHVNGIDPGFANDVLPLAMTSLSRRIDEVRCAEIADYSTYYQPVVMSQIFGFGQPVDATPPLLTPGVLSMAWGSVVRQIAAGLGITLDEPLIERTEVVAADRDYDTVSVAIPTGTMAALHFEVVGQVDGVDRVVLEHYTRTHPEQCPQWPTPTNGDGCYRIDITGDPVLNVEFGHHGENGDHNVSGMVVTAMRLVNAVPAVVAAEPGLVTALDLPLVTGRGLVAGAAAPAAD
- a CDS encoding sterol carrier family protein encodes the protein MRPFIQPDPAQTRAAVEAVAAWILDEAAPRPARGEIAAAVRLTARTLPQVAPGSSVEVRVPPYVAVQCISGPRHTRGTPPNVVETDPRTWLRLVAGIERFDDAVAAGAIDASGSRAAELAGLLPITPLKIR
- the purF gene encoding amidophosphoribosyltransferase is translated as MTDLTIHSPNLLSADAPATSSCARPSPEPVDQPDNEPREECGVFGVWAPGEDVAKLSYYGLYALQHRGQEAAGIAVADGAQVIVFKDLGLVSQVFDEQTMASMVGHVAIGHCRYSTTGSTTWENSQPIFRTTPAGSGVALGHNGNLVNTAQLAAKAHELGLDSSGGATSDSDIVGALLAHGAADKTLEQAALDLLPELKGAFCLTFMDENTLYAARDPHGIRPLSLGRLDRGWVVASETAAFDIVGASFVRDIEPGELLAIDADGVRSTRFAEPTPKGCIFEYVYLARPDSVINGRTIHSARVEIGRRLAREHPVEGDLVIPVPESGTPAAVGYAQESGIPYGQGLMKNAYVGRTFIQPSQTIRQLGIRLKLNPLREVIRGKRLVVVDDSIVRGNTQRALIRMLREAGAAEVHVRIASSPVRWPCFYGIDFASPAELIANGMDADEPEAMVEGVRQAIGADSLGYISIDEMVAATEQPASELCRACFDGEYPIELPTETAMGKAVLESLRGAPGVDPLTVANDNVSAVMRP
- the purM gene encoding phosphoribosylformylglycinamidine cyclo-ligase, yielding MSKRDSAPLPPQNASYAAAGVDIDAGDRAVELITPHAKRATRPEVLGGIGGFAGLFALKGGYREPLLAASSDGVGTKLAVAQAMGIHDTVGRDLVAMVVDDLVVCGAEPLFLQDYIAIGKVVPETVEQIVKGIADGCVEAGCALLGGETAEHPGLMEDGHYDISATGVGVVEADAVLSADRVRPGDVIIAMGSSGLHSNGYSLARKVLLEWGHMDLNGHVEELDRTLGEELLEPTRIYARDCLALIAEADVRTFAHVTGGGLADNLSRVLPPGVVAELDRSSWSPAPIFALISQRGRVAREEMERTFNMGVGMVAIVAPEDTDRAQAVLTARHVDNWVLGTVKSGSNTKAKTGEAKLLGDHPRF
- a CDS encoding DUF3073 domain-containing protein, with translation MGRGRAKAKQTKVARQLKYSTHQTDLERLQRELSGSDNPQPDPVDAWSDEDEWRRA